The genomic segment CCAAGCCCAACCCGGCCGCCGCTACGCCACCCGACACCACCGCTCCGGCAATAATCCGCGTCCAGTTCATGATCGATTCCTTTGCGCTTTTTGTCGCCGTCGGCTTGTGCGACTCTTTCTGGTTTCTGTTGCCGACGCAGGTAGTCTCACGCGCGCCGCTTGCCGGGTCTTTGCGAGATCCTTGCGAAATTCATGCGCCTGTGACCAGGGCATTTGACACCCGTCGGGGACTGCGGAGACATTGTTAGCCGCTATCGGTAAGCGTAGGCTTACGGTTCGTGACCAGTTACCACGCCGGTGCTGACGCGTGGGGCGCCCTGGCGGATCGCACCCGTCGGGCCATCATGGAGCGCCTTGCGCACGGCCCGGCGGCCGTGGGCGAACTGGCCCAGGATCTACCGGTCAGCCGCCCGGCCGTTTCACAGCACCTCAAGGTGCTCAAATGCGCCGGTTTGGTGCGCGACCAGGCGGCGGGCACCCGGCGCGTCTACCACCTCGACCCGACCGGCCTCGACGCGTTGCGCGCCGAGTTGGACCGGTTCTGGACCCAAGCCCTGGCCAACTACGCGGCCGCGTTCACCGAAGGAGAGGCGTCATGACCCAGCCGCGAAGCTCCGAGATTCAACACCAGGTCATCGTCAATGCCCCGATCGAGCGGGCGTTCGCCGTCTTCACCGAGCGGTTCGGCGACTTCAAACCGCGCGAACACAACCTGCTGGCGGTCCCGATCGCCGAGACGGTGTTCGAAACCCACGCGGGCGGCCACATTTACGACCGTGGCGTCGACGGCAGCGAGTGCCGATGGGCGCGCGTGCTGGCCTACGAGCCCCCGCACCGGCTGCTGTTCACCTGGGACATCAGTCCGTCCTGGCAACCCGAACCTGACCCGTCGCGAACCAGCGAGGTCGAGGTGCGCTTCACCGCGGAATCGGAGACACGCACGCGCGTCGACCTGGATCACCGCCACCTCGACCGGCACGGCCCCGGCTGGCAATCGATCGCCGACGGAGTCGACGGCGAGGCCGGATGGCCGTTGTACCTGCACCGCTACGTCGGGCTGGCCGCCGGAGTACCGGAATGACCGCCACCGCCATGATGAGCATGGCCCACGACGAGCGCGCCGACCTCGCGGATTTCCTGGCCACCTTGGCGCCGCAGGACTGGGAGACACCCAGCCTGTGCTCCAAGTGGACCGTCAAAGAC from the Mycobacterium lentiflavum genome contains:
- a CDS encoding ArsR/SmtB family transcription factor, giving the protein MTSYHAGADAWGALADRTRRAIMERLAHGPAAVGELAQDLPVSRPAVSQHLKVLKCAGLVRDQAAGTRRVYHLDPTGLDALRAELDRFWTQALANYAAAFTEGEAS
- a CDS encoding SRPBCC family protein, with the translated sequence MTQPRSSEIQHQVIVNAPIERAFAVFTERFGDFKPREHNLLAVPIAETVFETHAGGHIYDRGVDGSECRWARVLAYEPPHRLLFTWDISPSWQPEPDPSRTSEVEVRFTAESETRTRVDLDHRHLDRHGPGWQSIADGVDGEAGWPLYLHRYVGLAAGVPE